One Agelaius phoeniceus isolate bAgePho1 chromosome 6, bAgePho1.hap1, whole genome shotgun sequence DNA window includes the following coding sequences:
- the NIN gene encoding ninein isoform X1 translates to MDEAEQDQYEARLKELFDSFDSTGTGSLGQEELTDLCHVLHLEEVAPALQQTLLQGNLLGRVHFDQFKEALILILSRTLSNEEHFQEPDSSPEAQPKYIKGGKRYGRRSLPEFQESPQDFAEVTVIEPLSEEPAHIAASQEHWKTRGSEEYEAEGQLRFWNPDDLNASPGTSPSPDWIEEKLQEVCEHLGITRDGHLNRKKLVSICEQHGLHAAAGEVLEEVLHNLEQDGTMSIEDFFYGLFRNGKSLTPSASTPYRQLKRHLSMQSFDESGRRTTTPSAMPSTIGFSLFSSLDDGMGYGCVEGVLDCWHQEGIENSQEILKALDFSLDGKVNLTELTLALENELLITKNGVHQAALASFKTEIRHLMERFDQVAREKEKLRSDLEKAEKLKSLMASEVDDHHAAIERRNEYNLRKLDEEYKERISALKNELRREREQILQQANKQRLELEQEIEKLKTDENYTRDRLGLALKENSRLENELLETGEKLAECESLASKLQRNLENVLAEKFGDLDPTSAEFFLQEERLAQMRSEYEQQCRELQDQIDELHSELQEFRAQGKVLRPALRNSLSEEFDIDMKSHGTSGIEPDQGLGSEDCNPLNMSIEAEMAIEQMKEQHHRDLHHLKQELEDTVSHYEKQLDETKAHWEKEQEDLRQKCAEEMNAMEKEITGLKNQIAELQGEAAALREQQEKLNCKHNEEKNKLQLHFDEEKANLQEVLRQEHEDDVRARVEQLKEKSRQDREELMQKSAWVEEKMRAVVQSLQEEKGELEQGFQEQLQRLAELHALEKEELQQELLRKHRQELEEERKKMASDYNRRASHAQTQFSVDTQTLVNKYEETLQSLEGRYQRELQDLAEQQREEKSQWEFERDEIAQEAAEAHEQLKESLASEKAFCSALSQEKDLLEKRFKEEVNKLVCEREQLEKELRELRNAAQEQEEKMMEKINQLQNDHEKELKEKEEQISTVEQNGKLVREKLERLDSEYKREKEELNSRLLALESLNRDICERAETEKAEMGLEVSDLRGKIQKLQWETRSFSALQSHYRALESEYAKAKSQIAALPGAAALGDDGDVLQNLQKVHEQAVKENVRMAAQILRLQHRLRAAEQELQPPSPSCSQSASEAEEMEPSFEGLPSDCQDVALGADFSVLPPLEADATDLEEMLEVDWDLEEGCVKARAGGHAEAQECWIQGCQAALDGDKNLSWVPLLSKKRDLEKVPRPKVLHNNVKQQKVHLLNHRIAPKNKGFVSDALKVQVELERAEELSEDSLLLDHTPGTANGDLKSVIAQLWKRMEELEERSMAQAELLSLQEEIQVENEDLKAEVMQLIEKNGVLEDNLRRLRRLCCEQRESEVESVKFEDENTKFFVQGKGLEDIQELEDIQELEDVQEQDAQGNSDVPGDTRGGKLEEHPTAVSGQQDKNPPSDSTVTQVGKAGMRDPSPQVKEGALGPPEERRAATQGLQSTCTELQQKVDLLRCEAEKLREENAVLKNEVTLLNEEGSASSLKLRELNGSREEMRQKIEAVRKEKVAVQKMVDNLKKQVADLKTRNQQLDSENTELSQRNSKSQADVQDLNQQLARVLKQKEREEGKCTLEEWEKERLLLKEELESSKIESSNMVSSLEMDLSKMKVQAHLLEQENHILKQELEKTKQLPRCPDLADLQNEVASLITKNEKLQKEKEALSEELNRCIEKVARVSCLESAMGSLKQEQKSWEQQSQALKAQLSLSQDKVQSLSETLQSTNLQMSRLKSDLQLTQQEKESLKQEVMALHKQLQSTSEKNLVLEVAVPPSGLQEQQGPIPWDEQEQRLLRQDNERLQREVQSTKTDLAHSREKIRQLESTILSLKHQKHQSQAGIVKAMEQEKLSLKRECEQLQKELSSANRKISQMNSLERELESSSENEGLRKKQVKLDDQLMEMLQARGMHSQSSQQQGCATVPREQFLQLQQQLLQAERRSQHLQEELQSRPSATNMQQEGHEQLLKMMEERMMDVEQKLRLVKRLLQDKVNQLKEQLSKNTKADAMVKDLYVENAQLLKALEVTEQRQKTAERKNYLLEEKIANLNRIVKNLASPSFSPEIRS, encoded by the exons ATTCCTCCCCGGAAGCACAGCCCAAGTACATCAAAGGTGGCAAACGCTACGGGCGCCGTTCCCTGCCGGAGTTCCAGGAGTCCCCGCAGGACTTTGCTGAGGTGACAGTCATCGAGCCACTGAGCGAGGAGCCTGCCCACATTGCTGCCAGCCAGGAG CACTGGAAGACGCGAGGCAGCGAGGAGTACGAGGCCGAGG GGCAGCTGCGCTTCTGGAACCCAGACGACCTGAACGCCTCCCCTGGGACCTCCCCGAGCCCAGACTGGATTGAGGAGAAGCTTCAGGAGGTGTGTGAGCACCTGGGCATCACCAGGGATGGCCACCTGAACAGGAAGAAGCTGGTGTCCATCTGTGAGCAGCACGGGCTGCACGCGGCGGCCGGCGAG GTGCTTGAAGAGGTGCTCCATAACCTGGAGCAAGATGGGACCATGAGCATAGAGGATTTCTTTTATGGCCTGTTTAGAAATGGGAAATCCCTCACCCCCTCCGCATCCACTCCGTACCGGCAGCTGAAACGCCACCTCTCCATGCAG TCCTTCGACGAGAGCGGCCGGCGCACGACCACGCCCTCGGCCATGCCCAGCACCATCGGcttctccctcttctccagCCTGGATGATGGCATGGGCTATGGCTGTGTGGAGGGGGTCCTGGactgctggcaccaggagggCATAGAGAACAGCCAGGAGATACTCAAG GCTCTGGACTTCAGCTTGGATGGGAAGGTGAACCTGACGGAGCTGACGCTGGCGCTGGAGAACGAGCTGCTCATCACCAAGAACGGGGTGCaccaggcagccctggccagcttcaaaacagagatcagGCACTTGAT ggagagGTTTGACCAGGTGGccagggagaaggagaagctgCGCTCGGacctggagaaggcagagaAGCTGAAATCCCTGATGGCCTCGGAGGTGGACGATCACCACGCGGCCATCGAGCGCCGCAACGAGTACAACCTCAg GAAGCTGGATGAGGAGTACAAGGAGAGAATCTCTGCTCTGAAGAACGAGCTGCGCAGGGAGCGGGAGCAGATCCTGCAGCAGGCCAACAAacagaggctggagctggagcaggagattGAAAAGCTGAAAACGGATGAGAATTACACCCGGGACCGCCTGGGCCTGGCCCTGAAG GAAAACAGCCGCCTGGAAAACGAGCTCTTGGAAACAGGAGAGAAACTGGCTGAGTGTGAAAGTCTGGCAAGCAAACTGCAGAGGAACTTGGAAAATGTCCTGGCTGAGAAG TTTGGTGACCTGGATCCCACCAGTGCAGAGTTTttcctgcaggaggagaggctggCCCAGATGAGGAGCGAGTAcgagcagcagtgcagg gagctgcaggaccaGATTGATGAGCTGcactcagagctgcaggagttCCGTGCCCAGGGCAAAGTGCTCAGGCCTGCCCTGAGAAATTCCTTGTCAGAGGAGTTTGACATTGACATGAAGAGCCATGGCACCAGTGGGATTGAGCCTGACCAAG GGCTCGGTTCAGAAGACTGCAACCCATTAAATATGAGCATAGAGGCAGAAATGGCCATTGAGCAGATGAAGGAGCAGCACCACAGGGACCTGCATCACCTCAAACAGGAGCTTGAAGACACA gtgagCCATTATGAAAAGCAGCTGGATGAGACAAAAGCCCACTGGGAAAAGGAGCAAGAGGATCTGAGGCAGAAGTGTGCTGAGGAGATGAATGCCATGGAAAAGGAGATCACTGGCCTCAAAAATCAAatagcagagctgcagggagaggcagcagcactcagagagcagcaggagaagctcAACTGCAAACACAACgaggagaaaaacaaattacAGCTGCATTTTGATGAGGAGAAAGCCAATCTGCAGGAAGTGCTGAGGCAGGAGCATGAAGATGATGTCAGGGCCAGagtggagcagctgaaggagaagtCCAGGCAGGACCGGGAGGAGCTGATGCAGAAGAGTGCCTGGGTGGAAGAGAAGATGAGAGCTGTGGTGCAGAgcctgcaggaggagaagggggagctggagcagggcttccaggagcagctgcagaggctgGCGGAGCTGCACGCCCTGGAGAAGgaggagctccagcaggagctgctgaggaagcaccggcaggagctggaggaggaaag GAAAAAAATGGCAAGTGACTATAACAGAAGAGCATCTCATGCACAAACTCAGTTTTCTGTGGACACACAGACCCTTGTGAATAAATATGAAGaaaccctgcagagcctggaagGACGTTACCAGAGAGAGCTGCAGGACcttgctgagcagcagagagaggagaaatcCCAGTGGGAGTTTGAAAGGGATGAAATTGCTCAGGAGGCTGCTGAAGCCCACGAGCAGCTGAAGGAAAGCTTGGCGAGTGAGAAGGCATTTTGTTCTGCCCTGAGCCAGGAGAAGGATCTCCTGGAGAAACGTTTCAAGGAGGAAGTGAACAAGCTGGTGTGtgagagggagcagctggagaaggagctgagagagctgaggaaTGCTGCCCAGGAGCAAGAGGAAAAGATGATGGAGAAGATAAACCAGCTCCAAAATGACCATGAGAAAGAGCTAAAGGAGAAAGAGGAACAAATATCCACAGTGGAGCAAAATGGAAAACTGGTTAGGGAGAAGCTGGAGAGACTGGACAGTGAGTACAAGCGAGAGAAAGAAGAGCTCAATTCCAGACTTCTCGCTCTGGAGAGTTTAAACAGAGACATTTGTGAGAGAGCAGAGACAGAAAAGGCTGAGATGGGTTTGGAAGTCTCAGACCTACGAGGGAAAATCCAGAAACTGCAGTGGGAAACGCGGAGtttctctgccctgcagagccattACAGGGCCCTGGAGAGTGAgtatgcaaaagccaagagccAGATCGCGGCTCTTCCtggtgcagctgctctgggggacgATGGGGATGTTCTCCAGAACCTGCAGAAGGTGCACGAGCAGGCAGTGAAGGAGAACGTCAGGATGGCTGCCCAGAtcctgaggctgcagcaccGCCTGCGAgcggcagagcaggagctgcagcctcccagccccagctgctcccagtctGCCTCAGAAGCAGAGGAAATGGAGCCCAGCTTTGAAGGGTTGCCCAGTGATTGTCAAGATGTGGCCCTGGGAGCAGATTTCAGTGTCCTTCCACCTCTGGAGGCTGATGCTACAGACCTGGAAGAAATGTTGGAGGTGGATTGGGATCTGGAGGAGGGATGTGTGAAAGCCAGAGCTGGTGGCCACGCTGAGGCACAGGAGTGTTGGATCCAGGGATGTCAGGCGGCTCTGGATGGTGACAAGAACCTTTCTTGGGTGCCTCTGCTGTCAAAAAAGAGAGATCTGGAGAAAGTTCCCAGGCCAAAAGTGCTCCACAACAATGTCAAACAGCAGAAGGTTCATCTGCTAAATCACAGAATAGCTCCCAAAAATAAAGGGTTTGTTTCTGATGCTTTGAAGGTGCAGGTGGAGCTGGAGAGGGCTGAAGAACTGAGTGAAGACTCTCTCCTGCTGGATCACACTCCTGGGACAGCAAATGGTGACCTGAAGAGTGTAATAGCTCAGCTGTGGAAAAggatggaggagctggaagagagaTCCATGGCACAGGCTGAACTTCTGTCCCTGCAAGAAGAAATTCAGGTAGAAAATGAGGATCTGAAGGCTGAAGTGATGCAGTTAATTGAAAAAAATGGAGTGCTGGAAGACAACCTGCGCAGGCTGAGGAGGCTTTGCTGTGAACAAAGAGAAAGTGAGGTGGAAAGCGTCAAGTTTGAAGATGAGAACACCAAATTCTTCGTGCAAGGTAAAGGATTGGAAGATATTCAAGAATTGGAAGATATTCAAGAACTGGAGGATGTCCAAGAACAAGATGCTCAGGGCAACTCGGATGTGCCTGGGGACACGAGAGGTGGGAAGCTGGAAGAACATCCCACCGCAGTCTCGGGCCAGCAGGACAAGAACCCCCCAAGTGACAGCACCGTGACACaagtgggaaaagcaggaatgagGGATCCCAGCCCCCAGGTGAAGGAGGGAGCTCTGGGTCCCCCAGAGGAGAGGAGGGCAGCGACCCAGGGCTTGCAGAGCACGtgcactgagctgcagcagaaggtTGACCTGCTGAG GTGCGAGGCCGAGAAGCTCCGCGAGGAAAACGCCGTCCTGAAAAACGAGGTCACTTTATTAAATGAGGAAGGGAGCGCTTCCAGCCTGAAACTGAGGGAGCTGAATGGATCCAGGGAAGAAATGAG GCAGAAGATAgaggctgtgaggaaggagAAAGTGGCTGTGCAGAAGATGGTGGACAACCTGAAAAAGCAG GTGGCTGATCTGAAGACCAGGAACCAACAGCTGGACTCTGAAAATACAGAACTCAGCCAGAGGAACTCCAAAAGCCAAGCAGATGTGCAGGATCTCAATCAACAGCTGGCACGGGTGCTCaagcagaaggaaagggaagagggGAAGTGTACCCTGGAAGAATGGGAAAaggagaggctgctgctgaaagagGAGCTGGAGAGCTCCAAAATCGAG tcctCAAATATGGTGTCATCTTTGGAGATGGATTTGTCAAAAATGAAGGTCCAAGCTCATCTACTGGAGCAGGAGAACCACATCCTcaagcaggagctggagaagaCAAAACAG CTGCCCAGATGCCCTGATCTTGCTGACCTTCAGAATGAAGTTGCAAGTTTGATCACtaaaaatgaaaagctgcagaaagagaaagaagccCTGAGTGAGGAGCTGAACAGATGCATTGAAAAG GTAGCTCGGGTCAGCTGCCTGGAGAGTGCAATGGGCAGCTTGAAGCAGGAGCAGAaatcctgggagcagcagagtcaggcactgaaagcacagctcagcctcTCCCAGGACAAG GTTCAGAGCCTCAGTGAAACTCTGCAGAGCACCAACCTCCAAATGTCGCGGCTGAAATCCGACCTGCAGCTGAcgcagcaggagaaggaaagtCTGAAACAAGAGGTGATGGCCCTGCACAAACAGCTGCAGAGCACCAGTGAAAAG AACCTGGTTCTGGAAGTGGCTGTGCCTccctcagggctgcaggagcagcaggggcccatcccctgggatgagcaggagcagaggctgctcagGCAGGACAACgagaggctgcagagggaagTGCAGAGCACAAAAACAGACCTGGCTCACTCCAGGGAAAAG ATCCGACAGCTGGAATCCACAATCCTCTCCCTAAAGCACCAAAAGCATCAAAGCCAGGCAGGGATTGTCAAAgccatggagcaggagaagctgagcCTGAAGAGGGAGTGTGAGCAGCTTCAGAAGGAGCTGTCATCTGCAAACAGGAAG ATCAGTCAGATGAATTCTCTTGAACGTGAACTGGAGAGCAGCTCAGAAAATGAAGGGCTGAGAAAAAAGCAAGTCAAGCTGGATGATCAGTTAATGGAG ATGCTCCAGGCCAGGGGGATGCATagccagagctcccagcagcaaGGCTGTGCCACGGtgcccagggaacaattcctgcagctccagcagcagctgctgcaggcggAGAGGAGGAGTCAGCACCTCCAGGAAGAGCTCCAGAGCAGACCCTCGGCGACAAACATGCAGCAG